A genomic window from Paenibacillus sp. FSL K6-0276 includes:
- a CDS encoding DUF2768 family protein, whose translation MDPMTKMWLSLIAMLVMGLSVFLITFARSKTKGLLKALLSILAFVIMLVGLLGGVVSIM comes from the coding sequence TTGGATCCGATGACAAAAATGTGGTTATCCCTGATTGCGATGCTAGTTATGGGACTGTCTGTTTTTCTAATAACTTTTGCCCGGAGCAAAACAAAGGGACTGCTTAAAGCACTGCTATCTATCCTAGCGTTTGTCATCATGTTAGTTGGCCTATTGGGCGGAGTTGTTTCGATTATGTAA
- the der gene encoding ribosome biogenesis GTPase Der — MARPVVAIVGRPNVGKSTIFNRLIGDRLAIVEDKPGITRDRIYGISDWNGKSFSVIDTGGIEIDGDDTILKSIRVQAELAIEEADVIVFMCEAKSGVTNSDEEVAQILFRSGKPIVLAINKVDNMKRADDIYEFYSLGFGDPIGISGSHGTGLGDLLDAVVERLPEKIDDEYDDDVIRVALIGRPNVGKSSLVNAILGEERVIVSDIAGTTRDAIDTPFERDGQRYVLIDTAGMRKKGKVYENIEKYSVMRAMRAIERADVVLVVINGEEGIIDQDKHIAGYAHEAGKASIFVVNKWDAIEKDDKTMQNFETKIRDHFLFMSYAPVVFLSALTKQRLQKLLPVVQHVSQQHALRITTHLVNDVVSDAIAINPPPTDKGRRLRINYVTQVAVKPPTIVVFVNDPSLMHFSYERYLENKIRAAFNFEGTPIRLFTRRKSENEG, encoded by the coding sequence ATGGCAAGACCCGTTGTGGCAATCGTTGGGAGGCCTAACGTCGGGAAATCGACGATTTTTAATCGGCTGATTGGCGATAGATTGGCCATTGTAGAAGATAAGCCGGGGATTACACGTGACCGGATTTATGGTATTTCAGATTGGAACGGTAAGTCGTTCAGTGTGATTGATACCGGAGGTATTGAAATTGATGGTGATGACACGATTCTGAAATCAATCCGCGTTCAGGCGGAACTAGCGATTGAAGAAGCGGATGTTATTGTATTTATGTGTGAAGCGAAGAGTGGAGTGACGAATTCAGATGAAGAGGTAGCTCAGATTCTGTTCCGTTCAGGTAAACCGATCGTTCTTGCCATCAATAAAGTGGATAACATGAAGCGTGCGGATGATATTTATGAGTTCTATAGCCTGGGCTTTGGAGATCCGATCGGAATTTCCGGTAGTCATGGTACTGGGCTCGGCGATTTGCTGGACGCTGTAGTAGAACGTCTGCCAGAGAAAATAGATGACGAATACGATGACGATGTTATTCGTGTAGCTTTGATTGGCCGTCCGAATGTAGGTAAATCCTCTCTGGTTAACGCGATTCTGGGTGAAGAACGCGTTATCGTTAGTGATATTGCAGGTACTACTCGAGATGCTATTGATACGCCTTTTGAACGCGATGGACAACGTTATGTGCTTATCGATACTGCAGGTATGCGCAAAAAAGGTAAGGTTTATGAGAACATTGAGAAATACAGTGTTATGCGTGCTATGCGTGCTATTGAACGGGCTGATGTGGTTCTCGTTGTAATTAACGGCGAAGAGGGCATCATCGATCAGGACAAGCATATTGCTGGTTATGCACATGAAGCAGGTAAGGCATCTATTTTTGTTGTGAACAAATGGGATGCCATTGAGAAGGACGACAAGACTATGCAGAACTTCGAGACTAAGATTCGTGACCATTTCTTATTTATGAGTTACGCACCGGTTGTCTTTTTGTCGGCTTTAACCAAACAGCGCCTGCAAAAACTGCTGCCTGTGGTACAGCATGTATCACAACAGCACGCACTACGCATTACTACGCATCTGGTGAACGATGTTGTATCTGATGCTATTGCGATTAACCCTCCTCCTACTGACAAAGGCCGTCGCTTACGTATTAACTACGTAACGCAGGTTGCGGTGAAGCCTCCGACGATCGTGGTGTTCGTGAATGATCCATCGCTGATGCACTTCTCCTATGAACGTTACCTGGAGAATAAAATCCGCGCGGCGTTTAATTTCGAGGGAACGCCAATCCGTCTCTTTACACGGCGCAAATCCGAAAACGAAGGTTAG
- the rpsA gene encoding 30S ribosomal protein S1, with the protein MSEEIKNQEATENNETVEAVESAVTENNGAVEEVAAVNEEEVTNQADLEIISLKKGDTVKGTIVKIEDNQAYVSIGYKYDGVIPIRELSAVQLDNAAAAVEVGQEVECKVVSINDNKESLVLSKRAVDSEKSWEDLEKYFASQEAFEVTVADVVKGGLVADVGARGFIPASMVERHFVEDFNDYKGRTLRVKVKELDRENSKVILSAKEVLEEEFEANKLKIMAELSEGQIIEGTVQRLTQFGAFVDVGGVDGLVHVSEIAWNHVEKPSDVVSEGDKVRVKVLKVDPEKGKISLSIKAAAPGPWDSAAGEINIGDVVTGVVKRLVNFGAFVELLPGVEGLVHISQISHKHIATPHEVLKEGQEVQVKVLDFNPSEKRVSLSIKETEEAPAPTARPERSNSRDRAPKEVLNNPNVSLSNEGLSFTLAERFGDKLDKFKGNN; encoded by the coding sequence ATGTCTGAAGAAATTAAAAATCAGGAAGCTACGGAGAATAATGAAACCGTAGAAGCGGTGGAATCCGCTGTGACAGAAAATAACGGAGCTGTAGAAGAAGTTGCTGCCGTTAACGAAGAAGAAGTGACTAACCAAGCTGACTTGGAAATCATTTCTTTGAAAAAAGGCGATACCGTGAAAGGAACAATCGTCAAAATCGAAGATAACCAAGCTTATGTAAGCATTGGATATAAATACGACGGTGTGATTCCGATTCGCGAATTGTCCGCAGTACAACTGGACAACGCCGCTGCTGCGGTAGAAGTTGGACAAGAAGTAGAATGTAAAGTTGTTAGCATTAACGACAACAAGGAAAGCCTTGTTCTTTCCAAACGTGCTGTTGATAGCGAAAAATCATGGGAAGATCTTGAGAAGTACTTTGCTTCCCAAGAAGCTTTCGAAGTTACTGTGGCTGACGTTGTTAAAGGCGGTCTAGTAGCTGATGTTGGAGCTCGTGGATTTATCCCAGCTTCCATGGTTGAGCGTCACTTCGTTGAAGATTTCAACGATTACAAAGGCCGTACCCTGCGCGTTAAAGTGAAAGAACTTGACCGTGAGAACAGCAAAGTAATCTTGTCTGCTAAAGAAGTTCTTGAAGAAGAATTCGAAGCTAACAAGCTCAAAATCATGGCTGAGCTGTCTGAAGGCCAAATCATCGAAGGTACAGTACAACGTCTGACTCAATTCGGCGCATTTGTTGATGTTGGCGGAGTTGACGGTCTTGTACACGTATCCGAAATCGCTTGGAATCACGTAGAGAAACCTTCTGATGTAGTATCCGAAGGTGATAAAGTACGTGTTAAAGTACTTAAGGTTGATCCTGAAAAAGGAAAAATCAGCCTGAGCATCAAAGCTGCTGCTCCAGGTCCTTGGGACTCTGCTGCCGGCGAAATCAACATCGGTGATGTTGTAACAGGCGTTGTAAAACGTCTTGTGAACTTCGGAGCATTCGTTGAATTGCTTCCAGGTGTGGAAGGTCTTGTGCACATTTCGCAAATCTCCCACAAACACATTGCTACTCCACACGAAGTATTGAAAGAAGGACAAGAAGTTCAAGTGAAAGTACTGGACTTCAATCCATCCGAGAAACGTGTTAGCCTGAGCATCAAAGAAACAGAAGAAGCTCCAGCACCTACTGCTAGACCTGAACGCAGCAACAGCAGAGACAGAGCTCCTAAAGAAGTATTGAACAACCCTAACGTTTCCCTTAGCAACGAAGGCCTTAGCTTCACGCTTGCTGAACGTTTTGGTGACAAGTTGGACAAATTCAAAGGTAATAACTAA
- the mtrB gene encoding trp RNA-binding attenuation protein MtrB — translation MTDKNTSENPLPTGSDYIVVKAKENGVQVIGLTRGTDTRFHHTEKLDKGEVLIAQFTDHTSAMKIRGKAEIFTKHGQLESES, via the coding sequence ATGACGGATAAAAATACGAGCGAGAATCCGCTTCCGACAGGTAGCGACTATATTGTGGTTAAGGCCAAAGAGAATGGAGTTCAAGTCATTGGTCTAACCAGAGGTACGGATACACGCTTTCATCATACAGAGAAGCTAGATAAGGGTGAGGTGTTGATTGCACAATTTACCGATCATACCTCAGCTATGAAGATCCGCGGTAAGGCTGAAATATTTACGAAACACGGACAATTGGAAAGTGAAAGCTGA
- a CDS encoding HU family DNA-binding protein, with translation MNKSDLINVVTEATELPKKDATKAVDAVFEAITEALQSGDKVQLVGFGNFEVRERSARKGRNPQTGEEIEIPASKVPAFKPGKALKDGIK, from the coding sequence ATGAATAAATCTGATTTGATCAATGTAGTTACAGAAGCAACTGAACTTCCCAAGAAGGATGCTACTAAAGCTGTAGATGCGGTTTTCGAAGCAATTACAGAAGCGCTGCAAAGCGGTGACAAAGTACAACTGGTTGGATTCGGAAACTTTGAAGTGCGCGAACGTTCCGCACGTAAAGGCCGTAACCCACAAACTGGTGAAGAAATCGAAATTCCTGCAAGCAAGGTACCGGCATTCAAACCCGGTAAGGCGCTGAAAGACGGAATCAAATAA
- a CDS encoding stage VI sporulation protein F codes for MSRDFSKDALNAINKKAGKNITESAVKKLASTVKPGTTQNEAQLRQLIKQVSSMAKVPVSEATVQEIINAVKKGGAGSSTMESLMKMMLKK; via the coding sequence GTGAGCAGAGATTTTTCCAAGGATGCATTGAACGCCATTAACAAAAAGGCGGGCAAGAACATTACGGAAAGTGCCGTCAAAAAGCTAGCCAGTACGGTCAAGCCAGGAACTACGCAGAATGAAGCCCAGCTCCGCCAGTTAATTAAGCAGGTGTCATCAATGGCGAAAGTGCCAGTCAGTGAAGCTACTGTGCAGGAGATTATCAATGCCGTCAAAAAAGGCGGCGCAGGTTCCAGCACAATGGAGTCTTTAATGAAAATGATGCTTAAAAAATAG
- the spoIVA gene encoding stage IV sporulation protein A, producing MEKVDIFKDIAERTGGDIYLGVVGAVRTGKSTFIKRFMETIVLPNITNEADRVRAVDELPQSAAGKTIMTTEPKFVPNNAVQIKVAEGLEVNVRLVDCVGYAVEGAKGYEDENGPRMISTPWFEEPIPFQEAAEIGTRKVIQEHSTLGVVVTTDGTIAEIPRNSYVDSEERVIAELKEVGKPFVLVINSTRPRSEEAQQLRNELAVKYDIPVMTLSAASMTEEDVTGVLREVLYEFPVHEVNVNLPSWVMVLGENHWLRSSYENSVRDTVKDIRRLRDVDRLVSQFTEYDFIDKAGLSGMNMGQGVAEIDLYAPEELYDQVLMEVVGVEIRGKDHLLQLMQEFSHAKREYDRFSEALEMVKTTGYGIAAPSLAEMALDEPELIRQGSRFGVRLKATAPSIHMIRVDVESEFSPIIGTEKQSEELVRYLMQDFENDPIKIWESDIFGRSLHSIVREGIQGKIAMMPDNARYKLQETLGRIINEGSGGLIAIIL from the coding sequence TTGGAAAAAGTGGATATTTTCAAGGACATTGCCGAGCGTACCGGCGGAGACATTTATCTTGGCGTCGTCGGCGCGGTTCGCACGGGGAAATCGACATTTATTAAACGCTTCATGGAAACAATTGTCCTGCCTAACATCACGAATGAGGCAGATCGGGTAAGAGCTGTGGATGAGCTTCCGCAAAGCGCAGCAGGCAAAACAATTATGACCACTGAACCTAAGTTCGTGCCTAACAACGCAGTCCAAATCAAGGTTGCGGAAGGGCTTGAGGTTAATGTTCGACTGGTAGACTGTGTGGGTTACGCTGTAGAAGGTGCTAAAGGCTACGAGGATGAGAATGGACCACGAATGATCTCTACACCTTGGTTTGAGGAGCCAATCCCTTTTCAGGAAGCGGCAGAGATCGGAACACGTAAGGTCATCCAGGAGCATTCAACGCTTGGTGTTGTGGTAACAACAGATGGTACGATTGCAGAAATTCCGCGGAACTCGTACGTGGACTCTGAAGAGCGTGTCATTGCGGAGCTGAAGGAAGTGGGTAAGCCATTTGTGTTGGTCATTAACTCCACTCGGCCACGCAGTGAGGAAGCGCAGCAGCTCCGCAACGAGCTAGCCGTCAAATACGATATCCCTGTTATGACGCTTAGCGCGGCAAGCATGACTGAAGAAGATGTTACTGGTGTACTACGTGAGGTATTGTACGAATTCCCTGTACATGAAGTGAATGTGAACTTGCCAAGCTGGGTCATGGTGCTTGGAGAGAATCACTGGTTGCGTAGTAGTTATGAGAACTCCGTTCGCGATACGGTAAAAGACATTCGCCGCTTACGGGATGTTGACCGACTCGTATCCCAGTTCACAGAGTATGATTTTATCGATAAAGCTGGCCTAAGTGGTATGAACATGGGTCAGGGAGTAGCAGAGATCGATCTGTATGCCCCAGAAGAGCTGTATGATCAGGTTCTGATGGAGGTAGTGGGGGTTGAGATCCGCGGCAAGGATCATTTGCTCCAGCTGATGCAGGAATTCTCACATGCGAAAAGGGAGTACGACCGTTTCTCGGAAGCTTTAGAAATGGTCAAGACAACCGGTTATGGTATTGCGGCACCTTCGTTAGCCGAAATGGCTCTAGATGAACCAGAACTGATTCGTCAAGGCTCTCGCTTCGGGGTTCGCTTAAAGGCTACCGCACCATCTATTCATATGATTCGTGTTGATGTTGAATCTGAATTCTCGCCAATCATTGGTACGGAGAAGCAAAGTGAAGAATTGGTTCGTTATCTGATGCAGGACTTCGAGAATGACCCTATCAAGATTTGGGAATCCGATATTTTTGGGCGCTCCTTGCATTCCATTGTGAGGGAAGGTATTCAAGGCAAGATAGCGATGATGCCGGATAATGCCCGCTACAAATTGCAAGAAACGCTTGGTCGCATCATCAATGAAGGCTCAGGCGGACTTATTGCAATAATTCTCTAA
- a CDS encoding 2Fe-2S iron-sulfur cluster-binding protein: MKSQNGVTVMFQPEGRKAVVNRGISLLEAARKAGVTITTRCGGKAGCLMCKVKIANEEATAVRPPGDIERRKLGTALEEGMRLACQAAVWSDVTVQVPEDPLKAAVRRKLEAARRGEEDELW; encoded by the coding sequence ATGAAATCGCAAAATGGAGTCACCGTTATGTTTCAACCTGAAGGTCGTAAAGCTGTGGTGAATCGCGGTATCTCGTTACTGGAGGCAGCTCGTAAAGCCGGAGTGACGATAACCACTCGCTGTGGAGGCAAAGCAGGCTGTCTGATGTGCAAGGTTAAAATTGCGAATGAAGAAGCCACAGCGGTGAGACCTCCAGGGGATATAGAACGGCGTAAGCTTGGAACTGCGTTAGAAGAAGGAATGCGTCTGGCCTGTCAGGCTGCCGTATGGAGCGATGTGACCGTTCAGGTACCTGAAGATCCACTTAAGGCTGCTGTACGCCGTAAGCTTGAAGCTGCGCGGCGTGGGGAAGAAGATGAGCTGTGGTAG
- the plsY gene encoding glycerol-3-phosphate 1-O-acyltransferase PlsY translates to MALELLVIVVSYLLGSVSFSVLFAKLLKGIDIRQYGSGNAGATNTLRVLGKGPAILVLVLDVLKGVTAVWLGTWVGGWGTWVPALCGIAAIVGHNWPLYFRFRGGKGIATTIGVMATLCLWPALLAGIIAIGSIFITRYVSLGSLIFVALTPVFLLLTGFTQPVLWTSIIIAVFAFWRHRTNIVKILEGRENKIGSKVKGGNRVV, encoded by the coding sequence GTGGCGCTTGAACTTCTGGTTATCGTTGTAAGCTATTTGCTTGGTTCTGTCAGCTTTAGTGTGCTGTTCGCCAAGCTACTAAAGGGAATTGATATCCGTCAATACGGAAGCGGCAATGCGGGGGCTACCAATACACTGCGTGTACTGGGGAAAGGTCCTGCGATATTAGTGCTAGTGCTGGATGTACTGAAGGGTGTTACCGCAGTTTGGTTAGGAACTTGGGTAGGTGGCTGGGGAACCTGGGTTCCTGCTCTTTGCGGAATCGCTGCCATTGTCGGACATAATTGGCCACTCTACTTTCGTTTCCGTGGGGGAAAAGGCATCGCTACTACGATCGGCGTTATGGCCACACTGTGTTTATGGCCAGCGCTGCTCGCCGGTATCATCGCCATAGGATCTATCTTTATCACTCGTTACGTGTCACTTGGCTCGTTAATTTTTGTTGCGCTGACACCAGTGTTTCTATTGTTGACAGGATTTACACAGCCTGTGCTTTGGACCAGTATTATCATCGCGGTCTTTGCCTTCTGGCGGCACCGGACGAATATAGTGAAGATTCTAGAGGGCCGTGAGAACAAGATCGGCTCTAAAGTTAAAGGAGGGAATCGTGTTGTCTGA
- a CDS encoding NAD(P)H-dependent glycerol-3-phosphate dehydrogenase, with product MSDKVTVLVAGSWGTALASVLAANHSEVYLWTRNSDQAAEINGFHMNNKYLPGISLPVNIIATTDMETAVSGSKAVVIVAPSSGMRQVARSLKPFWKDDMLCVHATKGFETESKKRMSIVIAEELGCDEGQIVVLSGPSHAEEVVRLCPTTVVVASPDDKRTAEAQELFINNDFRVYTNRDQVGVELAGALKNIIALGAGLSDGLGFGDNAKAALLTRGLAEISRVGVELGANPLTFAGLAGIGDLVVTATSQHSRNWRAGFMLGQGKPLDEVLESMGMVVEGIRTTEAAYAISLKLGVQMPITDQIYHVLFQGRSPRSAVEALMGRDRKPELESISQETWEQWHS from the coding sequence TTGTCTGATAAAGTTACCGTACTAGTAGCGGGGAGCTGGGGAACTGCGCTGGCAAGTGTGCTAGCTGCTAACCACTCGGAAGTTTATCTGTGGACACGTAACTCTGATCAAGCTGCCGAGATCAATGGCTTTCATATGAATAATAAGTATTTGCCCGGGATATCCCTCCCCGTAAACATAATTGCAACCACCGATATGGAGACCGCAGTTTCCGGTTCTAAAGCGGTTGTTATTGTGGCCCCGTCTTCAGGTATGCGGCAGGTTGCTCGCAGTCTGAAGCCGTTCTGGAAGGATGATATGCTTTGCGTTCATGCTACGAAGGGCTTTGAGACTGAAAGCAAGAAGCGGATGTCAATTGTAATTGCTGAGGAACTCGGCTGTGACGAAGGGCAGATTGTCGTTCTCTCCGGACCGAGTCATGCAGAGGAAGTAGTGCGCTTGTGTCCTACTACAGTTGTTGTGGCTTCACCTGATGATAAGCGTACCGCTGAAGCACAGGAATTGTTCATTAACAACGATTTTCGTGTATATACGAACCGCGATCAGGTAGGGGTAGAGCTTGCTGGTGCACTAAAGAATATTATTGCACTCGGTGCAGGTCTATCCGATGGTCTTGGATTTGGGGATAACGCTAAGGCTGCGCTTCTGACACGTGGACTGGCCGAGATTTCTCGGGTGGGTGTCGAGCTCGGAGCGAATCCTTTGACCTTTGCAGGGCTTGCAGGAATTGGTGATCTTGTAGTGACTGCTACAAGCCAGCACAGCCGTAACTGGCGCGCAGGCTTCATGCTCGGGCAAGGGAAACCACTGGATGAGGTGCTGGAGTCGATGGGAATGGTTGTCGAAGGCATACGTACAACGGAAGCAGCTTATGCTATTTCCCTCAAGCTTGGTGTCCAGATGCCCATTACGGATCAAATTTATCATGTGCTCTTTCAAGGTCGAAGCCCACGCAGTGCAGTTGAAGCCTTGATGGGTCGCGATCGTAAACCTGAGCTTGAGTCAATCTCTCAGGAAACTTGGGAGCAGTGGCATTCCTGA